The Candidatus Woesearchaeota archaeon genome includes a region encoding these proteins:
- a CDS encoding restriction endonuclease subunit S, protein DLIYPDLMIRMRVNENIIKSQFLEFLMRTNSFRCIIKSSAKGSSKSMVKISQGTINEYNVIIPPIELQNKFADIVEQVEKLKEKQLKTTEYVEELFDALMQKAFRGELV, encoded by the coding sequence GATTTAATTTATCCTGATTTAATGATTAGAATGAGAGTAAATGAAAATATAATTAAATCTCAATTTTTAGAATTTCTTATGAGAACTAATAGTTTTAGATGTATTATCAAATCTAGTGCTAAAGGTAGTAGTAAAAGCATGGTTAAAATATCTCAAGGAACTATAAATGAATATAATGTTATTATACCACCAATTGAACTTCAAAATAAATTTGCAGATATTGTTGAACAAGTTGAAAAATTAAAAGAAAAACAACTAAAAACAACTGAATATGTTGAAGAGTTATTTGACGCTTTAATGCAAAAAGCTTTCAGAGGTGA